The following proteins are encoded in a genomic region of Acidobacteriota bacterium:
- a CDS encoding ATP-dependent Clp protease adaptor ClpS: protein MPEFDDIGGDVLTESKTRLEKPKLYKVILHNDDFTTMEFVVFVLQYVFNRTDAEAFTIMLKVHNEGIGIAGIYPFEIANMKSEKAMNLAKAREYPLLCTVEEE from the coding sequence ATGCCCGAGTTTGATGACATAGGCGGCGACGTCCTGACCGAGAGTAAAACGCGGCTCGAAAAACCAAAACTCTACAAGGTCATACTCCACAACGACGATTTTACGACAATGGAGTTCGTCGTTTTCGTCCTCCAATACGTCTTTAACCGCACCGACGCGGAGGCATTTACCATCATGCTAAAGGTCCACAACGAAGGCATCGGCATCGCCGGAATCTATCCATTCGAGATCGCCAATATGAAATCCGAAAAGGCGATGAACCTCGCAAAAGCACGGGAATATCCGCTGTTATGCACGGTGGAGGAGGAGTAA
- the ileS gene encoding isoleucine--tRNA ligase, producing the protein MTEPIDLKKTVNLPKTDFAQKANLGQSEPARLKKWGEMGLYEQIAAARKGREKFILHDGPPYANADIHIGTALNKTLKDFVVKSRSMMGYDAPYVPGYDCHGLPIETHVEKKLAEKGKNKADLPVATFRRICREHAAGAMKGQTRDFSRLGILGEWDTPYLTMSAEYESSTARLFGKFLERGYVYKGLRPVYWCIHDQTALAEAEVEYKQHTSPSVYVKFPLKSDPVLIDEALAARNVSLVIWTTTPWTLPANLGIAVNPEFDYSAIEVDEDVYIVASELAAAFAETCCFENTKELARFKGSKLDRLEAQHAWLDRVSLIMNGDHVTLGEADAEVELDARYENKLAKKSGTGCVHTAPGHGADDFAISKRYGLEVYAPVDAAGNFTADVEHFAGENIFKANPKIVEFMKERGALLHVEYYEHRYPHCWRCKNPVIFRATPQWFISMDAAAEGETDGLRAKALEEIENVKWHPSWGQGRMANMFKGRPDWCVSRQRSWGVPIPVFYCQACDEAVADPKIIDHVADIFAVETADAWYNRPESELLPGGYKCAKCESADFRKETDILDVWFDSGSSCVAVLETRGDTLRFPADVYLEGGDQYRGWFNSSLSCGIAAHGSAPYKQIVTHGWVVDGEGKQMHKSAGNAISPNEVVEKSGAEIIRLWAAAVDYTQDMRCSDEILARIVDAYRKFRNTLRYALGNLDGFDPAADMVAPNEMLEIDRWALANLDEVTAKVLAGYKAYDFQSAYNAIYNFCTVTLSARYFDIIKDRLYIFAPRSIERRSAQTALYNIVDNLSRLLAPILVFTSDEAWENLPKQSVGSVHLSEFPEISDADNSGLMENWERLFSIRDEVMKALEEARNEKRIGSPLEAKIVLTTDAATTRFLLDYYEQLRYILIVSQVEVHEGESQSVEIQAADGEKCERCWNYSTRVGEFTKYGSVCERCADALDQIVTAQ; encoded by the coding sequence ATGACTGAACCAATTGACTTAAAGAAGACAGTTAACCTACCAAAGACAGATTTTGCTCAGAAGGCCAATCTCGGGCAGAGCGAGCCTGCGCGTTTGAAAAAGTGGGGCGAGATGGGGCTTTATGAACAGATCGCGGCGGCGAGGAAAGGCCGTGAAAAGTTTATTTTGCATGACGGCCCGCCGTACGCGAATGCCGATATTCACATCGGCACGGCGCTTAACAAAACGCTCAAGGATTTTGTCGTGAAGTCGCGTTCTATGATGGGCTACGACGCGCCATACGTTCCCGGATACGACTGTCACGGCTTGCCAATCGAAACGCATGTCGAAAAGAAACTCGCCGAAAAAGGCAAGAACAAGGCCGATCTGCCGGTCGCGACGTTCCGACGAATCTGCCGCGAACATGCCGCCGGTGCGATGAAGGGTCAGACCCGCGATTTTTCGCGGCTCGGCATTTTGGGCGAATGGGATACGCCTTACCTGACGATGTCGGCTGAGTACGAATCTTCGACGGCACGTCTCTTCGGCAAGTTTCTTGAACGCGGATACGTTTACAAGGGCTTGCGGCCTGTCTATTGGTGCATCCACGACCAGACGGCCCTTGCCGAGGCTGAGGTCGAGTACAAACAGCACACGTCACCGTCGGTCTACGTCAAATTTCCGCTCAAGTCCGATCCGGTTTTGATCGACGAAGCCCTCGCCGCAAGAAATGTTTCCCTCGTCATCTGGACAACGACACCCTGGACGCTGCCCGCGAATCTAGGCATTGCGGTAAATCCTGAATTCGACTATTCGGCGATAGAGGTTGACGAAGACGTTTACATTGTCGCGTCCGAACTTGCGGCGGCGTTTGCCGAGACTTGCTGTTTCGAGAACACAAAAGAACTCGCTCGTTTCAAAGGTTCAAAACTTGACCGGCTCGAAGCGCAGCATGCGTGGCTCGATCGCGTATCGCTGATCATGAACGGCGATCACGTGACCTTGGGCGAGGCTGACGCCGAGGTCGAATTAGACGCAAGATACGAGAACAAATTGGCCAAGAAGAGCGGTACGGGTTGCGTTCATACGGCTCCGGGACATGGTGCGGACGATTTTGCTATCTCCAAGCGATACGGGCTTGAGGTCTATGCACCGGTCGACGCGGCGGGCAATTTTACTGCGGATGTCGAACATTTTGCGGGTGAGAATATCTTCAAGGCCAATCCGAAGATAGTCGAGTTCATGAAAGAGCGCGGAGCCTTGCTCCACGTCGAGTATTATGAGCACCGCTATCCGCACTGTTGGCGTTGTAAGAATCCCGTTATCTTTCGAGCGACGCCCCAGTGGTTCATCTCGATGGACGCCGCCGCAGAAGGCGAGACCGATGGATTGCGTGCTAAGGCATTGGAAGAGATAGAAAACGTGAAATGGCATCCGTCGTGGGGCCAGGGCCGGATGGCGAACATGTTCAAGGGGCGACCCGACTGGTGCGTGTCGCGACAGCGTTCGTGGGGCGTGCCGATCCCGGTTTTCTATTGTCAGGCATGTGACGAAGCAGTCGCCGATCCAAAGATCATCGACCACGTTGCCGATATCTTCGCAGTCGAGACTGCCGACGCATGGTACAACCGACCGGAAAGCGAGTTGTTGCCAGGCGGCTACAAGTGCGCCAAATGCGAAAGTGCAGATTTCAGGAAAGAGACCGATATTCTCGATGTTTGGTTCGATTCGGGTTCGAGCTGTGTTGCTGTACTCGAAACTCGCGGCGACACTCTGCGGTTTCCGGCGGATGTTTATCTCGAGGGCGGCGATCAATATCGCGGATGGTTCAACTCTAGTTTGAGCTGCGGAATCGCGGCCCACGGCAGTGCTCCTTATAAGCAGATCGTAACGCACGGATGGGTCGTGGACGGCGAAGGCAAGCAGATGCATAAATCTGCCGGCAACGCGATCTCGCCAAATGAAGTCGTCGAAAAATCGGGCGCCGAGATCATCCGTCTTTGGGCGGCGGCGGTAGATTACACACAGGACATGCGATGCTCGGACGAGATCTTGGCACGTATCGTCGACGCTTACCGCAAATTCCGCAACACGTTGAGATATGCACTTGGAAATCTCGATGGTTTCGATCCGGCCGCCGATATGGTCGCTCCGAATGAAATGCTGGAGATAGATCGTTGGGCGCTCGCCAATCTTGATGAGGTGACCGCTAAAGTGCTTGCGGGTTACAAGGCATACGATTTTCAATCGGCATATAACGCGATCTACAATTTCTGCACTGTGACGCTGTCAGCCAGGTATTTTGACATCATCAAGGACCGGCTATACATCTTCGCTCCGCGTTCGATAGAACGCCGAAGCGCGCAGACGGCACTCTACAATATCGTCGACAATCTTAGCCGTTTGCTCGCTCCGATATTGGTATTTACGAGTGATGAGGCGTGGGAAAACCTGCCAAAGCAGTCGGTCGGATCTGTTCATCTTTCGGAGTTTCCTGAGATCTCGGACGCTGACAATTCGGGGCTGATGGAGAATTGGGAACGCCTCTTTTCGATCCGCGACGAGGTGATGAAAGCGCTCGAAGAGGCTCGAAACGAAAAACGCATCGGATCGCCGCTCGAAGCAAAGATCGTACTGACGACAGATGCCGCGACAACGCGCTTCCTGCTAGATTATTACGAGCAGCTTCGATACATCTTAATCGTCTCGCAGGTCGAGGTCCACGAGGGCGAATCTCAAAGCGTCGAGATCCAAGCGGCGGATGGTGAAAAGTGCGAACGATGTTGGAATTATTCGACGCGAGTGGGAGAATTTACTAAATACGGAAGCGTCTGCGAACGTTGTGCGGACGCGTTGGATCAGATAGTCACGGCGCAATAA
- a CDS encoding sigma 54-interacting transcriptional regulator → MKNATTSAKEKSVDDHARMLHLSPERIDGLFASIGQKLREGLSGEAEKIIDKATSAIAFTPDQFAHLKRLLSFTLETIGRYQESLEAVKPFEDEENLSKLEPEAQVRVITQLAIAYNNMGEQPKAVTLLKETRQKAEDAALAGLLGNIDIALARVYRKLAEYPICRDYGQKALDLFRENGVWLGMAEAYREIANSFHQEGNSERSLEFFELGIKIIGENSAPFMLGKLYTDMSGAYWFLRRPQDGVECLEKSIEFFEQTDHALNSVIAYNNLGINLMLIGEWAKAEAMIHRALEIGLRQKYVHVAGIYDSLGELKLLRGELDEAEDFLNKAVGVAHQHKHAWYTIQPMRNLARLYLAQGRFKKAIEKARETIDFAAEIGGKHYANMAGLVLAESYLSQGGVEECENSLRVIEDNDPSADFFVLGNIQRIRGLAALADEDNELAIHHFSRSLTIFEAGEDLYHTGLLHYLLGVNLDEGHTDRARKSLTTAADIFRKLGIKTFTDSIAKELVRVERAKIAKPATVTSKRANSVVSQLLTVRLAEATASRELLFRELVAVLQQESNAKKIIIAEVNDQKRLYPFITHGYSPIESNELVGKLTDAQNKNDEKNFARTKNIAVLPLRGSAAAPAFLIIQPASGAVLNDDSSLAPLLRVVELGMDVVALRERDKSTPTEQDASPYTSNSLMPGFIHSSPAMTSLVEEVYKIRSSDVTVLVTGESGTGKELVSRAIHTLSNRKDRVFVPFNCTAVPKELAEGHLFGYKKGAFTGAVQDSPGTIRTADGGTLFLDEVGDLPLDVQPKLLRFLQEGEIQPLGDKRPLKVDVRIIAATNMPLEEKVADGTFREDLYYRLNVIRLRVPPLRERRSEIPPIVNYYINHYSARFNKRNITFTPQTIDMLMVSSWDGNVRQLCNEVQRVIARAVDNEVVTPDHLSPELKRSSQPLTPFGNQDNVRPITSYDGSFSPFTNIAEGGTLEDAVTELEMQLIRASLVRHSWNISRVANELGLTRRGLYLKLSRYGIEKAA, encoded by the coding sequence ATGAAAAACGCAACGACCTCAGCTAAGGAGAAGTCCGTCGACGATCATGCTCGAATGCTCCATCTGTCGCCTGAAAGAATTGACGGACTCTTCGCCAGCATCGGCCAGAAGCTCCGCGAAGGCCTATCGGGCGAGGCTGAAAAAATCATCGACAAAGCGACCTCGGCAATAGCGTTTACGCCGGATCAATTTGCCCATCTCAAACGCCTTCTTTCATTTACGCTCGAGACTATCGGCCGATATCAGGAATCGCTCGAGGCAGTCAAACCGTTCGAGGATGAAGAGAACCTCTCAAAACTCGAACCCGAAGCGCAGGTTCGCGTAATAACGCAGCTCGCCATTGCCTACAACAACATGGGTGAACAGCCCAAGGCTGTGACGCTCCTCAAAGAAACGCGACAAAAGGCAGAGGACGCAGCACTCGCCGGCCTGCTGGGAAACATCGATATTGCACTTGCACGCGTATACCGAAAGCTCGCCGAATATCCGATCTGCCGCGATTACGGTCAAAAGGCCCTTGACCTTTTTCGTGAGAATGGTGTGTGGCTCGGTATGGCTGAAGCATATCGTGAGATCGCCAATAGCTTTCACCAGGAAGGAAACAGCGAAAGATCGCTCGAATTCTTTGAACTCGGTATCAAGATCATTGGTGAGAATTCAGCTCCTTTCATGCTCGGAAAACTCTACACCGACATGTCCGGCGCATACTGGTTCCTTCGTCGACCGCAGGACGGCGTCGAATGTCTCGAAAAATCGATCGAATTTTTTGAGCAGACAGATCACGCATTGAATTCGGTCATTGCCTATAACAATCTCGGCATCAACCTGATGCTGATCGGCGAATGGGCCAAGGCCGAGGCTATGATCCATCGGGCGCTCGAAATAGGACTCAGACAGAAGTACGTTCATGTCGCGGGCATCTACGATTCGCTCGGCGAATTGAAACTGCTCCGCGGCGAACTCGACGAAGCTGAAGATTTTCTTAACAAGGCCGTCGGCGTCGCACATCAACACAAGCACGCCTGGTACACGATCCAGCCGATGCGCAATCTCGCCCGGCTCTATCTCGCACAAGGGAGATTCAAAAAAGCCATCGAAAAGGCACGTGAGACGATCGATTTTGCCGCCGAGATCGGTGGTAAGCATTACGCCAATATGGCTGGGCTGGTCCTTGCCGAAAGTTATCTCAGCCAGGGCGGCGTCGAAGAATGCGAAAACTCGCTCCGCGTCATCGAGGATAATGACCCGTCAGCAGACTTTTTCGTTCTCGGCAATATTCAGCGCATCCGCGGCCTCGCCGCTCTTGCCGACGAAGACAACGAACTCGCGATTCATCATTTCAGCCGCAGCCTGACGATATTCGAGGCGGGCGAAGATCTATATCACACCGGTCTGCTTCACTATCTGCTCGGTGTAAATCTTGACGAAGGCCACACAGATCGTGCCCGTAAGAGCCTCACTACGGCGGCCGATATCTTTCGCAAGCTCGGCATCAAGACATTTACGGACTCGATCGCCAAAGAACTTGTTCGAGTGGAACGAGCAAAGATCGCTAAACCCGCGACGGTAACGAGCAAGCGAGCAAACTCAGTAGTATCGCAACTCCTGACCGTCCGACTTGCCGAGGCGACGGCGTCCCGCGAACTTCTGTTCCGCGAACTCGTAGCAGTACTGCAACAGGAGAGCAATGCCAAAAAGATAATCATCGCCGAGGTCAACGATCAAAAGCGTCTGTATCCATTTATCACACACGGGTATTCCCCGATCGAAAGTAACGAGCTCGTCGGAAAACTGACCGATGCACAAAACAAGAACGACGAAAAGAATTTCGCCCGGACAAAAAACATCGCCGTTTTGCCGCTGCGGGGAAGTGCGGCCGCTCCGGCGTTTCTGATCATCCAACCGGCGTCGGGTGCTGTGCTTAATGACGACAGTTCGCTCGCACCGCTGCTTCGCGTCGTCGAACTTGGAATGGACGTCGTCGCACTTCGCGAACGGGACAAGTCGACACCGACCGAACAGGACGCGTCGCCATACACGTCAAACAGTCTGATGCCCGGATTTATTCACTCATCGCCGGCGATGACATCGCTGGTCGAAGAGGTATACAAGATCCGTTCGTCCGACGTGACCGTTCTCGTTACCGGCGAATCAGGCACCGGTAAAGAATTGGTTTCGCGTGCGATTCACACGCTTTCCAACCGTAAAGACAGGGTCTTTGTTCCGTTCAACTGTACTGCCGTTCCCAAGGAACTCGCCGAAGGCCACCTGTTCGGCTACAAAAAAGGCGCATTTACCGGTGCCGTTCAAGATTCGCCCGGAACGATCCGCACGGCCGACGGCGGCACTCTGTTTCTCGATGAGGTCGGCGACCTGCCGCTCGATGTTCAGCCGAAATTGCTCCGATTCTTGCAGGAAGGCGAGATCCAGCCGCTCGGCGACAAACGCCCGCTCAAGGTCGATGTCCGCATCATCGCGGCGACGAACATGCCGCTCGAAGAAAAGGTCGCCGACGGCACATTTCGCGAGGATCTTTACTATCGTTTGAACGTAATTCGCCTTCGCGTACCGCCGCTTCGCGAACGCCGCAGCGAGATACCGCCGATCGTCAATTACTACATCAACCATTATTCGGCACGCTTCAACAAGCGAAATATAACGTTCACGCCGCAGACGATCGATATGCTGATGGTGAGCAGTTGGGACGGCAATGTCCGCCAGCTTTGCAACGAGGTCCAACGCGTCATCGCTCGAGCGGTCGATAATGAGGTCGTCACACCCGATCACCTTTCACCCGAGCTGAAACGCAGCTCGCAGCCGCTCACGCCGTTCGGGAACCAAGACAACGTCCGGCCGATCACGAGCTACGACGGATCGTTTTCGCCGTTTACGAACATCGCCGAAGGCGGCACACTCGAGGACGCTGTCACCGAACTCGAAATGCAGCTCATCCGAGCATCGCTCGTCCGCCACAGCTGGAACATCTCGCGAGTAGCGAACGAACTAGGCTTGACACGCCGCGGCCTTTACCTCAAATTGTCGCGGTATGGAATAGAAAAGGCTGCCTAG